Genomic window (Roseivirga sp. 4D4):
GGAGCACATAACGACCTATTCGACTTTCTGATGCCATGGATCAGTGACAAGTGGGTTTGGATTCCACTATATGCCCTACTCATCTACCTTTTGGTTAAACATGAAAAAGGCAACCTGGCCTTCACCCTTATCGGTATTGGAGTCTTGATCTTAATCAGTGATCAAGTGGCATCTGGTATTCTAAAACCATGGGTCGGTAGGCTAAGACCTTGCCATGACCCTGAATTAGCTGACAGTGTCCATTTACTTAAAGGTTGTGGCGGTCGGCATGGGTTTGCTTCTTCACATGCCTCAAACTCCTTTGCGGTAGCCATATTTTGCTGGGTGCTTTTAAAAGATCATGTCAAATACATTTGGCTATTAATACCATGGGCAGCCTTAGTGGCCTACAGCCGTGTCTATCTAGGTGTTCACTTTCCAGGAGATATCATCGCAGGTGGTCTGATCGGCATAGGTGCAGCTTATTTTGTTTTCTTCTTGAAGTCTCGTTTAGAGAAATTAAAACCGTTGAAAAATGGGTAAAAAAGACGCTATCGTTTATAAGTATTACAAACGTGTATTTGACGACTATAAAGTCTTAGTGGCCGTGAATCCGATCGACCTTACAGGAATCGAGTTAATCGTTCACCCGGATGAAAAAGTGGAAAAGACGGACATGGAGTTTGATGAAGACATTTACGAAGACCTGGAAGTAGATGAATTCAAAGAAAGCAGTCCACTGGAGTTTCAGCTCTATATGAAGAAGGACTTTTTCGAAAGAAAGGACGACTAGACCAAACCGTTCTCGATAGCAAACTTTACAAGACCTGCCGTATTCTTCACGGCAAGCTTGCTGACGATATTTTTCCTGTGCGTGTCTACCGTATGTGTACTAATGGCCAAATCCGTGGCGATTTCATTGGTTGTGTATTCGGAAGCGATTAAGCGGATAATCTGAACTTCGCGCTTGGTTAGCTGTACTTTTTCTACCGCCTTTTCAGTCTTTTTGACATCAGCAAAAAGCGTTTCCGTGACATCTTTACCAAAGTAGCGTTCCCCATCGTTCACATCGCTGATAGCCTGTATCAATTCTTTTTTGCCGGCATTCTTTAATACACAGCCCTCCACATCCAGCTGTATTAGTTGCTTAGTGAATTGTGGGTTGTTATGCATGGTAAGAACCAGTATGCGGGTCTTATCTTCTCTTTTTCTGAGCTCCTTGATGACGGAAATACCGTCCATTTCAGGCATATTGATGTCGAGCAGTAGCACATCTGGAGAAACAGATTGAAGCTGATGCAAGGCTTCCTTACCATTTTGCGCACTGCCGCAGAATTGGATGTTGTCGTCTTCCGAAAGAATGGAGGACAAACCATCAATTACCACCTGGTGATCGTCAACAATAAAGACTCTAATCATTTTCTACAGGAATATCGATGGAAATGGTGGTACCCGCACCCAGACCTGAGTCAATATGCAAAGTACCGTTGAGCTTAGACACTCTTGCTTTTAGATTGGTTAAACCAATCCCGGCATTGACATCTAGCTTTTCAGGATTAAACCCAACTCCATCATCTTCGACAATCAAGTTAACACTATCCTCATTCTCGTTCAACTGGATATTGGTTTCTGTTGCCTCCGAATGTTTAAGGATATTGCTCATGAGCTCCTGTACAATTCTATACAGTTGTAGTTCCTGCTCACCATCTAGTGAACCGTTGATATTGCTGGTATAAAGGTTGACTTTGAGTTTACCTGTTTCCGAAATCCTGGATTTTAAATCTTCTAGTGCCGGTATCAAACCGAATTTGGCCAATACTCCTGACATCATGTTGTGGGAAATATTGCGCACCTCTCCTGCTGCTAGGTCAAGCAATTCTGAGGCCGTTAAGAACTTCTCTTTGGTTGGATTTGCTGGATCGATCTTCTCTTCTACTGCACTGAAGTGCAACTTAACCATAGATAGAATTCCTCCAAGCCGATCGTGTAGATCAATAGCCACGCGTTTACGTTCGGTCTCCTGCCCTTCTAAGACGCCCTGAAGGGAAGCAATCTCCTGCTGCTGAAGCAATTCATCAATCTTCTGCTTATTGATCTCATCATTCTTAGCCGCGAGTGCCTTGATATTCTTTCTCCGTTGGTCGACAACATAGAGCCAAATGGAAATCGCCACTACAATGGCAACAGCGATAATTACAGTAAATGCCTGGGACCTCCTTCTTCTTAAAATCTCATTTTCTTGTCGTTCAGTTGTCAATTCTAGTTCCGCAGTTTTGTATTGTTCTCGAATCTCAAAAAGTCGATCTTGATAATCCATCCTATAGATGCTCTGAGAACCGGAGTAGTATCTTTTATAATAACCAATTGCTTTTTCGTATCTCCCATCAGCCTCATAGAGGTTAGCCAGATTATTCATTACAGTCAATCCCTTGTCTAAAAAACCCAATGAATCTGCCAAACTGAGAGATCTCAGAAAGTAATACTCAGCGCTATCTGTTTGAGATATTCTATAATTGACCAGACCTAACTCAGCAAGTTCTCTCGTTTGTCCAAAGTAATTCTCAATGTCTACGTCTATCGCATATGCTCTAATAAGATTCTTCTTAGCCTCTGAATAGTCCTTTTTGATGCTATTCAGCAAGGAGGAATTATAAAGAAGGATAGCCACTTCTTCCTTCATGTCCAATTCCAGCATGGGCTCTCTTGATAAGTCATAGTAATAAAGTGCTGAATCTACAGCAGTCT
Coding sequences:
- a CDS encoding phosphatase PAP2 family protein, producing MIDQLEQWDKSLFKFLNGAHNDLFDFLMPWISDKWVWIPLYALLIYLLVKHEKGNLAFTLIGIGVLILISDQVASGILKPWVGRLRPCHDPELADSVHLLKGCGGRHGFASSHASNSFAVAIFCWVLLKDHVKYIWLLIPWAALVAYSRVYLGVHFPGDIIAGGLIGIGAAYFVFFLKSRLEKLKPLKNG
- a CDS encoding response regulator produces the protein MIRVFIVDDHQVVIDGLSSILSEDDNIQFCGSAQNGKEALHQLQSVSPDVLLLDINMPEMDGISVIKELRKREDKTRILVLTMHNNPQFTKQLIQLDVEGCVLKNAGKKELIQAISDVNDGERYFGKDVTETLFADVKKTEKAVEKVQLTKREVQIIRLIASEYTTNEIATDLAISTHTVDTHRKNIVSKLAVKNTAGLVKFAIENGLV
- a CDS encoding sensor histidine kinase, with translation MRTSNLLLTFLLFTSLSLRAQVEELEKIRIRAEKYRAESKYDSALSLFLDLGLKAQKEDNIPYQAASYMGLGAFYIDTEKPKLAIESYKEANRLSKISNLPRYQNSSMFGVGVGFQQLYRLDSTQKTAVDSALYYYDLSREPMLELDMKEEVAILLYNSSLLNSIKKDYSEAKKNLIRAYAIDVDIENYFGQTRELAELGLVNYRISQTDSAEYYFLRSLSLADSLGFLDKGLTVMNNLANLYEADGRYEKAIGYYKRYYSGSQSIYRMDYQDRLFEIREQYKTAELELTTERQENEILRRRRSQAFTVIIAVAIVVAISIWLYVVDQRRKNIKALAAKNDEINKQKIDELLQQQEIASLQGVLEGQETERKRVAIDLHDRLGGILSMVKLHFSAVEEKIDPANPTKEKFLTASELLDLAAGEVRNISHNMMSGVLAKFGLIPALEDLKSRISETGKLKVNLYTSNINGSLDGEQELQLYRIVQELMSNILKHSEATETNIQLNENEDSVNLIVEDDGVGFNPEKLDVNAGIGLTNLKARVSKLNGTLHIDSGLGAGTTISIDIPVEND